The DNA window CAGcgggctaagcgtctgactcttgatccggGCTCAGGGCGTGACTCAGTTCAGGgatccagccccgcgtcgggctggtAGTGTGGAGCTTGGggttctctccacctctctctctgctcctctcctgctctctgtctcaaaataaataaaagtcattaagaaattttttttctaatgttttatttatttttgagacagagagagacagagcacaagcaggggaggggcagagaaggacacacagactgaagcaggtccaggctccgagctgtcagcacagagcccgacgcggggctcagactcaccgaccgggagatcaggatctgagccgaaggtggaccctcaaccgatggagccccccaggtgcccccaaataaacatataaaacaagaaCGCAAAGGACCTCAGACCCGTGCGCTAACTTTCCGCCTCTGCCCCGCGGAGGAGCACGCGCCAATGCTGCGGCACGCCGAGGAGCCGGTCggctggaggcccagggagaCCGAGACAGAACGGGCAGAAAACCGGCCCCGCAGGAGCCCAGGAGCCACCTGGAGAACAAATTAGGAGACAGCCCCGCCCACgacagaatggagaaaatacaaCACTTAGAAGTAAACGTACCAAGCAGGGCACGCTTACTCGGAAACCACAAACTGTCGCCGAGGGCCGAGGCGCCCGGAGCAAAGAGCAGACCCGCACGGGCCCTGGGCGCCCCATGTCACTGCGGCGGCAACGGCACCACGAGCGGCTGCGACACCCAAGCCGGTGCTTGCGTGTGTGGCTTGGACAACACGCACGCAGAGGTTCCAAGGGCCCCGAAGAGGCCAAACCACAGGTGCACACTTCCCGACACCACAGCCGGCGGCACAGCTGGTGGCGCCAGGACACGGGCGGACACACCGTCACAGAGCCCGGAGGCACCGCTCCACGCCTATGACGAGCTGGCTCCCCTAGACGCCGCGGTGGTCGACGGGAGAGACCACGGTGCAGGGACATCTGTCCACCGCCCCTGTGAGGACCAGGCCGCCCCCTCGCACCGCGCGCAGACCTGTCCACACGCACTTCACACGGGAGCCAACGCCGTAAACTCCCGGGGGGAGAGGCGCAGTGAGCCTGTGTGGCCGAAGGAGCGGGCGGCGGGCAGGTCAGCCGTCACCGCGACGGCGCACGGCTGCTTCGCCGCCTCCACGGAGGCTGCACAGCACAGCCTGCGCCCCGGCCAGCCCTGACCGCTCGCAGCCAGCACGGGAAGGAGGGGCCCGGAGTGATTCTTTTGAGGTCGCACCCCTGCCACCTGCAAGGGACCTGCCCCACTCACCCCTCCTCCCCGGCGCCAGCCTCAAGGGGGCCAAATCAAGATGTCAAAGGTCAGCAGTGGGGCTGGCACCGCGCACTCAGCTCCCTGGCCAGGAGCCAGGAGGTGGAGCAGGGTCCCCGCGGCAGACAGGGCGCAGCGAAGGCACCAGGACGCAGGGAGACGCAGAGGAAGCATGGGGACAAAGCTGCCACTACCTCGTCGGTCTGGGACACCTGTCCGTCGGCCAAGGGTTCCAGTTCCGCGGTGGCCGGTGCTGCCAGGATGCTGCGGCCAGGACACATGGGCGTCAGTCCTGACGGACCCCTGGGTGCCCTCGAGCTCTGGGAGAAACCCTGAACCCACCGTCCCCGGCGCCTGGCCATCTCCAGCCACGCCCTGGAGCCTGCACCCATCAGCACAGCGGAGCCGAGGATGGCGGTGCTGGGccttcctggggggaggggcacagctgCCGGGGGACTCCCCCCACCCACCGCGCAGGGCTCCTCCCCTGGGCACCATGCGCATGGGGCCGGGTCACGCTGGCCGGCGGGGCTGGCCTGGGcacccacccaccaccacccaccaccGGCCCAGAGCATCCCCGCACCAGTGGCCAGGAGCACTCTGCCCAGGTCACCAGGAAGGTCCCCAGACGTTGCCCCCCGTCCTGGGGTGAGCCGGGATGAAAGGGGCGACCTGCCCGGGGACCCCGAgtgccctgagggcagggctgtttTCAtcaggcagggggaggcaggggaggggtgctcACCCCTGCAGGGCAGGGAGCTGGAAACGCTCGAGGCAGAACTGGACGAAGGCCCTGAGGTCCGTCTTGCTGATCCCGCCCACGGGGTTGATGTCTGCGCTGGAGCAGTCGTACTTGGTCAGGTAGCCGAGGAGGCTGTGGGGACAGAGCGCGGTCCTGGAGCGTCTCCGAGAAGTGCGGCCACTGCAGCGGTCGGCCCGCAAAGGGCCCAGGCGGCCGGTGACCGAGGGGCGGTACTCAGACCGCCAGAGAAGGCACCAGGGCCAGGGACCGATTTGGGGGTGACGGGCATCCAGCCGGGAGCGGTGCATCTAGACACCCCCGTGGTGGGCGGAAGAGCGGCCCCCCAGACGCCCCGTCCCGCACCCAGGACCTGAGAACACAGGACCTGCGGGGAAGGGGACTCCGCAGGTGTGATGAGGTTGAGGCCCTTGAGGGGAAGGGGTCGAggtatatttgagagagggagtgagtgtgtgtgagcaggggaggagcacagggaggaggaggagcgagagcgtgagcgggggaggagcacagggaggagagagcaggacagagagaatcccacccaggcccctcgcgtgtcagcacagggtctgacgtggggctcgatcccacgaaccgtgagattgtgacctgagctggaatccagAGTCCgacatttaactgacagagccccccaaCAACCCGGCGCCCCCTGAGGGGAGGTTTTTACCCTGGATCACCAGGTGGGCCCTAAGTGAAATCACCAACGTCCTGAATGgtaggggggaggcaggggccagagaCGGGGGCTTCGAGCAGGGATGCTGCCCGctggctctggggtggggggaggggcccctCCAGAAGCTGGAGACATCGAGGAGCGGattccccccgccccagcctccagaaggagccagCCCTCCCCACAGCCCGAGATCCGCCCGTGAGGGGGTCTGTGCTGAACACGTGTCCAGCCGCAGggcgcacccccccaccccccccagggtGGCAGGTCTCCACCCGCAGCTGAGCCCACCGCCCCCAACGAGGCGTTCCTGCCCCGGCCCTGAACCTCCTCGGTGGTGGCCTCCGCGTCACCACCTCCCCTCAAACACCCAACACCTGCCGCACGCTACCGGTCAGCCAGTGACTGCTTCCTGCCTCATTGAGGATGGTCACAACCCAGACCCCACAGCGCCCACACCTGCGTCTGCGTCGTCTACTGCTGGACACACCAGCTGGGCTCCCAAAAAAGCCAACCCCTTGCTTGGCCACCTGCTGTCGACTTCTGAGGACAGCGGGACAGCTCTCCAGCCACATGCCCGTCCTGCGTCTCCAGCGCTGCTCCCCCCTGCCACCCCTCCGTCGTCAGCTCCTGAGAAAACACCTCTCTTGCCCCGCTGCTGCTGCCAGCTGCCAccctgcacctcccctcccctgcagcgcAAACTTCTGGAAAGAACACACTCGTGGTGGGTCCTGCAGGCATTTGGAAATTCGTCTGTAGCTGCAGAAGCTTTTCTTGTATCCTCCTTTCCCCACCACCGCCCACTCTCCTCCAACCTGCCCTGGGTGGGCTCCAGGCACCTCCATTGACAAGACCGGGCTTTTCAGAGAGGCGACGGCCACCCTCCGTCCCGGGGGGCTCTCACCACAGGACGTTTGCACACACCGTTACTGGGCTGTTTCCTCTCGGCCCTCCTGAGGGCTCTGGAAACCAACTTTTCAGACAGGCCTTCCCTGGCAGCCGAGTGACAGTCCCAAACTCCCACGCTCTCCCTTTTCCCGCCCTGGTTTTTCTCTGTAGACTTTCCCCAGCCTAGACACGTGACAAGGTTTGTTATTACCTGTCTCCTTCCACTAGAGTAAAACCAGTTACTTTTCTGATGTGTTCACAGCACCGAGAATGCCCACCACGTGGTGAACGTTCAGCAGTTCCTTGAAGAACAAGCCATCGGCGCACAACAGAACGGAAGTTAGCTCAGAGGCCATCACGGCACAGAATCTCAAGTCACCTTGAAAAAGAACAGGCACGACGAGGAATGACAGATCGGAAGCCCCACCCCGGGGTGTGAGCAGCGGGGGGGATGGCAGATGGGGACACTGCAAGGGACAAGCGGCCCGACAGGGACAAGAAGCACACACAACGGAAGAAACACCGTTGAAAGGAAGATACAAGAAAAGCTTCTGCAGCTACAGACGAATTTCCAAATGCCTGCAGGACGGACCCGGCAGCAAAACGTGAAGCGAAGAGATGGGCACGTGAACAGGTGTCAGagagaaatacttattttctaaACTGAAATCTGGAAACACACAAGCACCAAGAAACCCGCTCCCACCCTGAAAAAATAATTACTCGTTTTCGCTAAAAGATTAGATCCGGTAGGCGACAGGGGAAGTGGTACGGTGCTGTGATTACATAATAAGTCATGCTCTTGTTcacaacaaaataaagcaaaacaaaacagcaaaattttCAACTACCTTGGGCTCAGAATACACACCCGCTGTCACATCCATCCCAAAACATCATATCCTTAGCACCGAAGGCAgcagaaaagcagtaaaaattgACAAAGTATTCATGGGAACGGTAGGAAGTTTTACCAGCTAGAGAATGCGAATTCTAAATCATCACAATTAGGAAACAGAATCCAGAAGTCCAAGTTAACGTTTAACAGAGGACATGTGTGCAGACAGGCAGGGATGTAGAAAGACTAAGACACTCATGTCACGGATAGAAAGATGGACGGATGGACTgaaggatggatgggtgaatggatataTGTATGGATGGACGGATGGCTGGACCAAAAGACGGACCATGTGGTGTATGGATGGGTGGACGGATAAGTGGACAGACGAATGGGTGACCAGATAAATAGATGTATGGATGGACAGacatatggatggatggacggatgagtgaatggatggacgggtgggaaggtgggtggatggatggacagatagatggacagttggatggacggacagatagGCGGGCTGGTGGATGGAGGGGTGGGTGAATGGATGcgtggaaggatggatggacagacagatggacggatggacaggCTGGTGGACAAATGGATGGAAAGACTGACGCATGAACAGGTGGATAAACGACAGAGTTCTCGAACCCCTCCGCTAACAAGGAGCAGGTGAGTACACGGAGAGAAGGGGGAACCGAAGGCGGAGAAGCCCTGAAGGGCGGCTGAAATCCGCGAACAACAGGGAGGCTCTGAGAGTCCTGACCAGCAGAGACCATGAGAAGGTGTGTGCAGCCCACGTCAGAGAGGAGCTCCCCGGCCGGGAGTGGACGCTGGGCACAGGGCAAGGATGACGGCGAAGCAGGACTGCCCAGGAGACGGGGGAGGGCgagcggggcgggggtggggaggcacaCTGGACTCAGCGCGGAGGAAGAGCGCCAAGCCAGCTGGAGCCcggcaggaggctgggagggggggcCAGAGGGAAACGGTGTCCACCTGTCTGCATACCGGAGTCATCTGAAGTTTGGGGTGCCAGACACGCCCTGAGCCATGGAGTGAcgtgaccctccccacccccgtgtGCCTCACAGATGCCCTGAGAACTGGCGGGAGCCTGGAGATACCGCCATGGGGGGCACTCGCCCGGGGAGTCGGGCACACCCACCTCTCATCCACGTTGGCCGACCCAAGCACCAGCAGCCCTCCACGAGCGCCCCGGGCCCAGAGGCTCAGTTGAGCGAACAGGTAGGCCACGACCATCCGTACCCGGGCCTGGGTGACACGGAGGGAAATGTCAGCCCGTACCGGGCACCAAGGGCACACACACACTGGCGCCCTGCTCCCTGCACAGCTCCACAGACGGTCCGAGTAACGCAGGAACTTCTAGTGTCCGgaggaagcaggctcctgtgACACTTGTGTGCGTGTAGCAGGCGCCCCCGGACCAAAGATGGAAGGACCCGGAGCCGGGGGCACTGAGGGAGCTTCAGCAGCGCGATGGGCTGCGGAGAGCTCTCGGCCACCCCCTCCGCAGCTGGCTTTTCTAGAGAAGGAAAGTCCACCGTGGCCGCGAGACAAGGGACAGAGATGTGACAGAGCCCAGCGGCTGGGACCCAGTGTCCCTCTTTCCATTTACCAACCAGCCAGGGTCCTGCTTCCAGGCCAgcccaggaggtgggggtgggggcgaatCCCTGGGGGAGGAGTGGGGCGGAGCCCAAAAGATAGGGGGCGTGGCCCGGGAGGGGCGTGGTCgggaggtggggcggggccggggaagtggggaagtggggcagcggggggggggggcagcctgcTCCCTGAAGACACAGGAGCCTTACACGCACACCCacgcacatgcgtgtgcacacacacctcccccaccctcacacGAACGCTCTCGTGCCCTTGCACACCTCCCCACTCCCACGCTAATGCACAGTCTCGCACCCTCATAAGTGCACCAGCACGGGCACTGacgcgcgcgcgcatgtgcacacacacccttcaTCCCGCAGCACCTGCGCAGACACCCCCCAGCCTCTCGCTCTGACGCACCCGCAGCCCCCCGCGAGGCCCTGTGACGCCGGCCGGCCGGGAGGCGCACCTGCACGTTCTGCAGCGCCAGGTTTTCGCGGCGACTCCCGCCGTGGACCGCGAACACAGGCCTCTTCCCCGTGGCCAGGCTGAAGATGCCCACGACGGCCTTCACGGCGGGGTCGATGTTGAGACCGATGTGGTAGCTGCAAGGGCACAGGCGGGTGTGCAGGGAGCAGGGCGTGCGCGGTCAGACACACGTGACACGGGGCGCACGCTCTGACCACGTGGAAGCACACGTGACGGCCGTGCCTCTGTGCAGGCCCAGAACTACCCTGGCCCAGGGGATCCCGCGGTGCGGGCTGCTGTGACGGACGCTGCCCTGGGCATCGTGTTCTCAGGGGTCCTCCCAACGCAGCAGGTGTCCGAACCCCCTTCCTTTCTGAGCGGAGGAGCGTCCCAGCGCTGGGTGAACCCGGGCCCACACATGCCTGAGGCCCCACCCACAGTTCCTTCGGGGCGCACCCAGGAgaactgcggggggggggggttagctGAGAGCAGACGCGAGGCTgaagggaggaggggcggggcacAGCGCCAGCCGGCTCCCCAGAGCCGCGAGTGGGGTCCCGGCTCCCACACCCTggtggccggggtgggggtgccaGTGGGGGCCGGAGGGGTGGGAACTGACCCAGCtagaggcaggggaggaggggaccgTGACACGGTTCCCGGAACCCGGGCTCGAGACCGCAGCAGCCTGCTACCCGCCGCACGTCTGACCGCACGTCTGAGCGCGCCAGCCCCCGCTACCTGCCGATCTGCGCGGCCAGCTCGGCGGCTCGCTCCCGCGTCTCCCCCGAGGAGTTCTCGCTGGCCATGTAGCAGGTGGTCAGCACGCGCCCGCAGAGCTCTCGGGGGTCCCCAGGCGTGTAGTCGAGCTGGTCCACGACGGTCCGGACGTCGGCCAGCACTTCCTGGTCTGAAAACCACAGGGCAGCAGGTGGCGGCCAGCGCCTGCGCCCACCTCTCCTCCGCCCCCACCTGGCGCCGTCCCCTCCTCGGTAGCAACCCCCTTGCTTTTCCAGTGCCGCTAAGGGGATGTTTGACACAGAGGGCACTGGGGAGGATTTCAACCCGGTTTGCCTGACCCCGAGGCCACACCTGCGGCACACGGCAGCGCACATCTGGCTTAACGACACGGCCACCCTGGCCCGAAGCCCCAGGAAGGGACTGTAAGGGGCTGCCGCCCCCAGGTCCTGCACGTCTGCAGAGCTGCCTTCACCCACGACGGCCAAGGCCCGCGTTCTCCCCAGCCCAGTCCTCCCACCCCCGGAGCCTCGCTCAGACCGACGGCCGTCACCTACTTCCGTTCTTCACGGCCTCGCAGACCTGGCGGCACATGGAGTAGACGAGGCAGGCGGTGGCCGCGCTGTCCACCCCACCGCTCAGGGGCAAGAAAAACCCGGCCTGGAACGGGCCAACCAGGGGCGGGTGTGAGCCGAGCCTCGGAGAAGGGATGTGCCCAGAACCCAGCCCAGCTGCACTGCGAACCCTGGCGAGCGCCCACCAAAACCTGTGGGCGTCAGCGCGCTCGctgtggggaggaaaagagatgtcCTGCCCGTCCCGGCTGGAGTTTTCCAGAGGGAAAGCAGACCTCTCGCTGGGAAGGACATCAAGACTGATTCTGGGGAAATCACAGACGTCATGACACAAAACCAGTGGGCGACGGAATCTATTCACGCTGAAAGACAGAGCCAAGCCTCTGCGCGCCCTCTGGCGTCTGGCTAACTCGGACTAAGCCTGACTGAGGCAGAGCGTAGAACGGCTTGCGTTAGAGGAAAAAATCACTAGCCTCCCCCAGACTCAAACACAAACACCAGAAATCTTACCTGTTGGCTGCGTCTTAGAAAATCCCAGAGCCAGCACGCCGGTCCGAGGCTGGGGGACAAGGGACAAAAATCAGGCCTGGGAGCTGCTGGCGAGGTAGACGGGGGCCAGCGAGAACCGCCAGAGCCGCTGGGCCCAGCGCTTCCGAAAAATTAGTGCGCTTTCGTCTCCAAACAGCCTGGGAGGTGGGTGACGCCTTTGGCTCGGTTTGAAACAGGGAAACGGAGACACACAAGGGAAGGACAGGCCTGTGCTGCTGGAGGCCCTGCATGAGGCAGCGGGAGGGCGGGAGGGGAGCCAGGCCGTCTGGCTGCGGCATCCTACGGCCCCAACCCCGATGCGGCCGGCCTCCTAACCAGGCAGCCACCCCGGGCAGGGGTGAGGACCGGCCATCTGCACCGGCTCGGCCCCTGCTGTGGGCGAGGGGCGTGGCCGCAGGAACAGcacattccccccacccctgcgggCGTCCAGGCGCCTCACCTGATCTCCTCGGCGGGACTGTGGTACTTCCACTCGAGGGGCTCGGACACCGGCACCAGCAAGTCCTCACGGGCCGAGAGGGCGAAGTCCACCTTGACTCGGGGGTAGGGGCTCGCCCTGCTGGCCTGCTGGCAGAGACACGACGGTGATGCCCCGCGCCGGCCAGCCCTCTGGAGCTCCTAAGGCGGCTGACGGACAGCGGGACAGctggggtcagagagacaggCCACCTgcgggggtgtgggtggggcaaCGGTCTAGCACCCCTCCAAAGATCAAAGCAGAGTGACCGTGCAGCCCAGCGGCGGGTGGAGGGATGGTCACAGAGCGGTCCCCCCCACGACGTGGACGGGCCCTGCAAACGGCCTGCTCGGTGACAGAAGCCGCATGAAGGACCTCCTGTTACAGGGCATCAGCTCCGTCAAATGGCCACATCAGGGAACCCAGAGACCGAGCAGACCGGCGGGTGccctggctgggggcgggggtgcagagtga is part of the Suricata suricatta isolate VVHF042 chromosome 11, meerkat_22Aug2017_6uvM2_HiC, whole genome shotgun sequence genome and encodes:
- the NADSYN1 gene encoding glutamine-dependent NAD(+) synthetase isoform X3 encodes the protein MGRKVTVATCALNQWALDFEGNLQRILKSIEIAKSKGARYRLGPELEICGYGCWDHYYESDTLLHSLQVLAALLESPVTQDIICDVGMPVMHHSVRYNCRVIFLNRRILLIRPKMALANEGNYRELRWFTPWSRTRQTEEYFLPRMLQDLTKQEVLTATLDLEDVRSYRAEISSRNLAASRASPYPRVKVDFALSAREDLLVPVSEPLEWKYHSPAEEISLGPACWLWDFLRRSQQAGFFLPLSGGVDSAATACLVYSMCRQVCEAVKNGNQEVLADVRTVVDQLDYTPGDPRELCGRVLTTCYMASENSSGETRERAAELAAQIGSYHIGLNIDPAVKAVVGIFSLATGKRPVFAVHGGSRRENLALQNVQARVRMVVAYLFAQLSLWARGARGGLLVLGSANVDESLLGYLTKYDCSSADINPVGGISKTDLRAFVQFCLERFQLPALQGILAAPATAELEPLADGQVSQTDEEDMGMTYADLSVYGRLRKMAKTGPYGMFCKLVSLWRDACSPRQVADKVRWFFSKYSINRHKMTTLTPAYHAESYSPDDNRFDLRPFLYNTRWPWQFRCIETQVLRLEGGGPQDLEGVD